A genomic stretch from Arachis stenosperma cultivar V10309 chromosome 3, arast.V10309.gnm1.PFL2, whole genome shotgun sequence includes:
- the LOC130967551 gene encoding importin subunit alpha-9 isoform X1, protein MADHTTRSPIKSSVGTVASTRRRQQAVAIGKERRESLVRAKRLCRVPVGGGGDGDGDGQAPLDSDMIIDEEQSILDSQTSLAVEKLKSSVAFQGKGAMHKRVVALQELRRLLSRSEFPPVESAIKAGVVPALVQCLSFGSPDEQLLEAAWCLTNIAAGNPEETKALLPALPLLIAHLGEKSSSPVAEQCAWALGNVAGEGEELRNVLLAQGALLPLARMMLPNKGSTVRTAAWALSNLIKGPEPKAATELIRVDGVLDAIVRHLKKADDELATEVAWVVVYLSALSNVATSLLVKSDVLQLLVHRLATSNSLQLLIPVLRSLGNLIAADSHTIYVILTPGQEITDNIIKALVKCMNSEHRVLKKEAAWVLSNIAAGDIEHKRLIHSSEAVPLLLRLLSAAPFDIRKEVAYVLGNLCVAPTKGNAKPDLIFEHLISLVEKGCLPGFIDLVRSADIEAARLGLQFIELVLRGMPNGKGPKLVEEEDGIEAMERFQFHENEQLRTMANTLVDKYFGEDYGLHDQ, encoded by the exons ATGGCGGATCATACTACCAGAAGCCCCATTAAGTCCTCAG TTGGAACTGTTGCGAGTACCAGGAGACGGCAACAGGCGGTGGCGATTGGCAAAGAAAGAAGGGAGTCTCTTGTGCGTGCCAAGAGGCTCTGTAGGGTCCCCGTTGGCGGCGGTGGTGACGGGGACGGCGATGGCCAAGCTCCCCTTGACAGTGACATGATCATTGATGAAGAGCAATCCATTTTGGACTCTCAAACTTCCCTTGCCGTCGAAAAGTTGAAATCTTCTGTTGCTTTTCA GGGGAAGGGTGCAATGCATAAAAGAGTGGTTGCCCTGCAAGAATTAAGGCGACTGCTGTCAAGGTCTGAATTTCCGCCTGTTGAGTCTGCTATTAAAGCCGGCGTGGTACCTGCACTTGTGCAGTGTCTTTCGTTTGGGTCTCCGGATGAACAG TTGCTGGAGGCGGCTTGGTGTCTTACAAATATTGCTGCAGGGAATCCTGAAGAAACAAAAGCTTTGTTGCCTGCATTACCTTTGCTTATTGCTCATCTTGGGG AAAAGAGCTCATCACCTGTTGCTGAACAGTGTGCTTGGGCTCTTGGAAATGTAGCTGGTGAAGGCGAAGAGTTGAGGAATGTTCTGCTTGCTCAAGGGGCTTTACTACCTCTTGCAAGAATGATGCTACCAAACAAAGGTTCAACTGTTAGAACAGCTGCCTGGGCTTTGTCTAACCTCATCAAG GGTCCAGAACCGAAAGCTGCAACTGAACTCATTCGTGTTGATGGAGTATTGGATGCAATCGTTCGACACTTGAAGAAAGC GGATGACGAATTAGCAACTGAAGTAGCATGGGTAGTTGTGTATCTGTCGGCACTTTCAAATGTAGCTACGAGTCTGCTGGTGAAGAGTGACGTGCTTCAATTGCTAGTCCACAGATTGGCAACATCAAATAGCTTGCAATTACTGATTCCA GTTTTGCGAAGTTTAGGTAATCTCATTGCTGCTGATTCCCATACAATTTATGTTATTTTGACACCTGGACAAGAAATTACAG ATAATATCATAAAAGCCCTGGTAAAATGTATGAATAGCGAACACAGGGTCTTAAAGAAG GAAGCAGCCTGGGTGCTATCTAATATTGCCGCCGGTGACATTGAGCACAAGCGGTTGATACATTCAAGCGAGGCGGTGCCTTTGCTGTTGCGTCTTCTTTCTGCCGCTCCATTCGATATAAGAAAGGAAGTTGCTTATGTATTGGGGAACCTTTGTGTTGCGCCTACTAAAGGTAATGCGAAGCCGGATCTGATCTTTGAGCACCTGATTTCGTTGGTCGAAAAAGGATGCTTGCCAGGTTTTATTGATTTGGTTAGATCTGCTGATATTGAAGCTGCTAGGCTTGGACTCCAATTCATAGAGCTG GTCCTGAGAGGGATGCCAAATGGCAAGGGCCCAAAgcttgtagaagaagaagatgggaTTGAAGCAATGGAAAGATTTCAGTTTCATGAAAATGAACAACTGAGAACTATGGCAAATACCCTTGTTGACAAGTACTTTGGAGAGGACTATGGCCTTCATGACCAGTAA
- the LOC130967551 gene encoding importin subunit alpha-9 isoform X2, with the protein MIIDEEQSILDSQTSLAVEKLKSSVAFQGKGAMHKRVVALQELRRLLSRSEFPPVESAIKAGVVPALVQCLSFGSPDEQLLEAAWCLTNIAAGNPEETKALLPALPLLIAHLGEKSSSPVAEQCAWALGNVAGEGEELRNVLLAQGALLPLARMMLPNKGSTVRTAAWALSNLIKGPEPKAATELIRVDGVLDAIVRHLKKADDELATEVAWVVVYLSALSNVATSLLVKSDVLQLLVHRLATSNSLQLLIPVLRSLGNLIAADSHTIYVILTPGQEITDNIIKALVKCMNSEHRVLKKEAAWVLSNIAAGDIEHKRLIHSSEAVPLLLRLLSAAPFDIRKEVAYVLGNLCVAPTKGNAKPDLIFEHLISLVEKGCLPGFIDLVRSADIEAARLGLQFIELVLRGMPNGKGPKLVEEEDGIEAMERFQFHENEQLRTMANTLVDKYFGEDYGLHDQ; encoded by the exons ATGATCATTGATGAAGAGCAATCCATTTTGGACTCTCAAACTTCCCTTGCCGTCGAAAAGTTGAAATCTTCTGTTGCTTTTCA GGGGAAGGGTGCAATGCATAAAAGAGTGGTTGCCCTGCAAGAATTAAGGCGACTGCTGTCAAGGTCTGAATTTCCGCCTGTTGAGTCTGCTATTAAAGCCGGCGTGGTACCTGCACTTGTGCAGTGTCTTTCGTTTGGGTCTCCGGATGAACAG TTGCTGGAGGCGGCTTGGTGTCTTACAAATATTGCTGCAGGGAATCCTGAAGAAACAAAAGCTTTGTTGCCTGCATTACCTTTGCTTATTGCTCATCTTGGGG AAAAGAGCTCATCACCTGTTGCTGAACAGTGTGCTTGGGCTCTTGGAAATGTAGCTGGTGAAGGCGAAGAGTTGAGGAATGTTCTGCTTGCTCAAGGGGCTTTACTACCTCTTGCAAGAATGATGCTACCAAACAAAGGTTCAACTGTTAGAACAGCTGCCTGGGCTTTGTCTAACCTCATCAAG GGTCCAGAACCGAAAGCTGCAACTGAACTCATTCGTGTTGATGGAGTATTGGATGCAATCGTTCGACACTTGAAGAAAGC GGATGACGAATTAGCAACTGAAGTAGCATGGGTAGTTGTGTATCTGTCGGCACTTTCAAATGTAGCTACGAGTCTGCTGGTGAAGAGTGACGTGCTTCAATTGCTAGTCCACAGATTGGCAACATCAAATAGCTTGCAATTACTGATTCCA GTTTTGCGAAGTTTAGGTAATCTCATTGCTGCTGATTCCCATACAATTTATGTTATTTTGACACCTGGACAAGAAATTACAG ATAATATCATAAAAGCCCTGGTAAAATGTATGAATAGCGAACACAGGGTCTTAAAGAAG GAAGCAGCCTGGGTGCTATCTAATATTGCCGCCGGTGACATTGAGCACAAGCGGTTGATACATTCAAGCGAGGCGGTGCCTTTGCTGTTGCGTCTTCTTTCTGCCGCTCCATTCGATATAAGAAAGGAAGTTGCTTATGTATTGGGGAACCTTTGTGTTGCGCCTACTAAAGGTAATGCGAAGCCGGATCTGATCTTTGAGCACCTGATTTCGTTGGTCGAAAAAGGATGCTTGCCAGGTTTTATTGATTTGGTTAGATCTGCTGATATTGAAGCTGCTAGGCTTGGACTCCAATTCATAGAGCTG GTCCTGAGAGGGATGCCAAATGGCAAGGGCCCAAAgcttgtagaagaagaagatgggaTTGAAGCAATGGAAAGATTTCAGTTTCATGAAAATGAACAACTGAGAACTATGGCAAATACCCTTGTTGACAAGTACTTTGGAGAGGACTATGGCCTTCATGACCAGTAA